One Alicyclobacillus acidoterrestris DNA window includes the following coding sequences:
- a CDS encoding GspE/PulE family protein, whose protein sequence is MEAFTAARLLQQMIDAAITANATDIHLTSVNSGLRVAFRVAGCVRPFVHLTERGDEVLRRIKALARLDVTNAHTPQEGAFRWDMEGASVRLRVSTVPVYSGESIVIRVLRQAQRPLTIFELGLSAAQMGRLVTLLSEPQGLVLVAGRTGSGKTTTLYAIMQYLAARGMQVFSLEDPVEMPIAGCRQIEVRERSGMTYEVAVKSLLRQDPDVLMIGEIRDELTARIAVRAALTGRLVLATTHAAGVSGSIDRLLELGAKQALLSAVLRAVMVQRVHTQQAGVSGRAYRLELFVGDDEMAGWRTDGRHVDSTREEELVAKVANGELGTQSTAI, encoded by the coding sequence ATGGAGGCTTTTACGGCGGCAAGGCTGTTACAACAGATGATCGATGCGGCGATTACGGCGAATGCGACAGACATTCATCTCACGTCCGTGAATTCTGGACTTCGAGTTGCCTTTCGGGTCGCGGGCTGTGTTCGTCCGTTCGTCCATCTGACGGAGCGTGGCGACGAGGTACTGCGCCGCATCAAGGCGCTCGCGAGGTTGGATGTAACCAACGCGCATACGCCACAGGAGGGGGCGTTTCGATGGGATATGGAGGGAGCGAGTGTTCGCCTGCGGGTTTCGACGGTTCCTGTTTACTCGGGAGAGTCGATTGTCATCCGCGTGCTCAGGCAAGCACAAAGGCCGTTGACCATCTTCGAGTTGGGATTGAGTGCTGCTCAAATGGGGCGCCTCGTGACACTGTTGTCCGAGCCGCAGGGGCTTGTGCTCGTGGCTGGCCGCACAGGGTCAGGCAAGACCACCACGCTGTACGCAATCATGCAGTACTTGGCCGCGCGCGGGATGCAGGTATTCAGTCTCGAAGACCCTGTTGAAATGCCGATTGCGGGCTGTCGACAGATCGAGGTTCGGGAGCGCTCTGGAATGACGTATGAGGTGGCTGTGAAATCCCTGTTAAGGCAGGACCCTGACGTTCTGATGATTGGCGAGATTCGTGACGAGCTGACCGCGCGTATCGCGGTTCGTGCAGCACTCACTGGCCGACTTGTCTTGGCGACGACACACGCCGCTGGCGTGTCCGGCTCCATTGACCGCCTGCTGGAACTGGGGGCAAAACAGGCGCTTCTATCGGCAGTGTTGCGTGCAGTGATGGTGCAACGCGTTCACACCCAGCAAGCTGGCGTGTCTGGACGTGCCTATCGTTTGGAACTTTTTGTGGGCGACGATGAGATGGCGGGGTGGCGTACGGATGGGCGGCATGTGGATAGCACGCGTGAGGAAGAGCTGGTTGCAAAGGTTGCAAATGGTGAGTTGGGCACGCAATCGACCGCAATATAG
- the obgE gene encoding GTPase ObgE encodes MFTDHASIYVKAGDGGNGIVSYRREKYVPLGGPAGGDGGKGADIIFVVDEGLRTLIDFRYQKHFKAPRGENGGTKNRHGANAQDMIVKVPPGTLVRDAKTGAFLGDLTEHGARLVVARGGRGGRGNTRFATAVNKAPDMAERGEPGEERYLELELRVLADVGLVGFPSVGKSTLLAAVTRARPKVGSYHFTTLTPELGVVETADGRDFVIADLPGLIEGAHEGHGLGHEFLRHVERTRIIVHVIDMAAVDGRDPVEDFRVIEHELEAYDVALADRPRVVAANKMDLPDAAEGLERFRKAYPELEVFPISGATHQGLDALLRRLASMLDEMPKDLKPVVEDTDEQSHKVYRLEKAEPFTIRREGHEFIVESDELEKLVKMTNFQQFDAVKRFQRILKNRGVDDALRKRGATEGDSIRIGDMVFDFVE; translated from the coding sequence ATGTTTACAGACCACGCGTCGATTTACGTAAAAGCTGGCGATGGCGGAAATGGCATTGTCTCTTATCGTCGCGAGAAGTATGTGCCACTTGGCGGTCCTGCGGGTGGCGATGGTGGCAAAGGGGCGGATATCATCTTCGTCGTGGACGAAGGGCTCAGAACCCTGATCGATTTTCGGTACCAAAAGCACTTTAAGGCGCCACGCGGGGAGAATGGTGGCACGAAAAATCGGCATGGTGCCAATGCCCAGGATATGATTGTCAAAGTGCCGCCTGGGACGCTGGTGCGCGATGCGAAGACCGGTGCGTTTTTGGGCGATTTGACAGAGCATGGCGCTCGACTCGTCGTCGCGCGCGGCGGCCGCGGCGGACGCGGGAATACGCGGTTCGCGACGGCAGTCAACAAGGCGCCGGATATGGCTGAACGCGGTGAGCCAGGGGAAGAGCGGTACCTGGAATTGGAGTTGCGCGTGTTGGCGGACGTCGGATTGGTGGGCTTCCCATCGGTCGGCAAATCGACGCTCTTGGCGGCAGTGACGCGGGCGCGCCCAAAGGTGGGATCATATCATTTCACCACGCTTACGCCGGAACTGGGCGTTGTCGAGACGGCGGACGGTCGTGATTTTGTGATTGCGGATTTGCCGGGATTGATTGAAGGCGCACATGAAGGGCATGGGCTCGGTCATGAGTTTTTGCGCCACGTCGAGCGAACCCGGATTATTGTTCACGTCATTGATATGGCGGCTGTGGACGGTCGGGATCCGGTGGAGGACTTTCGCGTGATTGAACACGAGCTGGAGGCATACGACGTGGCGTTGGCGGATAGGCCGCGCGTCGTGGCGGCAAATAAGATGGACTTGCCGGACGCCGCTGAAGGGCTCGAGCGCTTTCGGAAAGCATATCCAGAGCTCGAGGTGTTCCCTATCTCTGGTGCGACGCACCAAGGCCTCGACGCACTGCTTCGACGACTCGCGTCGATGCTCGACGAGATGCCGAAGGATTTGAAGCCGGTCGTAGAAGATACGGACGAGCAATCGCATAAAGTGTACCGCCTGGAAAAGGCGGAACCATTTACGATTCGCCGCGAGGGCCACGAGTTTATCGTGGAGAGCGACGAATTGGAGAAGTTGGTCAAAATGACGAATTTCCAGCAGTTCGATGCGGTCAAACGGTTCCAGCGCATTTTGAAAAACCGTGGCGTCGACGACGCGCTGCGCAAACGTGGTGCCACGGAGGGCGACAGCATTCGCATTGGCGATATGGTGTTCGACTTTGTGGAGTAA
- the rplU gene encoding 50S ribosomal protein L21, translating to MYAIVETGGKQFKVSEGDTIYVEKLEGEVGSSITLDKVHLIQNDGSVRVGTPTVEGAKVVAKILEHGRGKKIIVFKYKAKKNYHKKQGHRQPYTKLTIESIQA from the coding sequence ATGTACGCTATTGTTGAAACAGGTGGAAAGCAGTTTAAGGTTAGTGAAGGCGACACGATTTACGTCGAGAAACTCGAGGGTGAAGTCGGTTCGTCCATCACGTTGGACAAGGTTCACTTGATCCAAAACGACGGTTCAGTTCGCGTTGGTACGCCGACGGTTGAAGGCGCGAAGGTCGTCGCAAAAATTCTCGAACACGGCCGCGGCAAGAAGATCATCGTCTTCAAGTACAAGGCGAAGAAGAACTACCACAAGAAGCAAGGTCACCGTCAACCTTATACCAAGTTGACGATTGAGTCTATTCAAGCGTAA
- a CDS encoding PulJ/GspJ family protein gives MGSHVQVQPCKSHRRRRTNRIRCLSPFANRGFSLIEVLVAMSISTMIVSAGVRLLVNTYHFYNRTSMDLEDSAMFRSSLRSLSQDTHAAAAASVSPHALTLTMLSGVQYMYDVNANHQLIRIEAGGGDAVVAAHVQNVTFSRQSNVIHVSLELVDGQQEMFDSRLTSAPAVS, from the coding sequence ATGGGTTCTCATGTGCAGGTACAACCGTGCAAGTCACATCGTCGGCGTCGGACAAACCGGATTCGCTGTTTGTCCCCTTTTGCCAACCGGGGATTTTCACTAATTGAGGTATTGGTTGCGATGTCCATTTCGACCATGATTGTCAGCGCCGGCGTGCGATTGCTCGTAAACACCTACCATTTTTACAATCGGACTTCGATGGATCTAGAAGATAGTGCGATGTTTCGTTCGAGCTTGCGTTCGCTGAGTCAAGATACGCACGCTGCCGCCGCGGCTTCGGTGTCGCCACACGCGCTCACGCTCACCATGCTGTCAGGCGTCCAGTACATGTACGATGTCAATGCGAACCACCAGTTGATTCGCATTGAGGCCGGTGGCGGAGATGCGGTGGTTGCCGCCCATGTTCAAAATGTCACGTTCTCCCGACAATCGAATGTCATTCACGTCAGCCTCGAGTTGGTGGACGGGCAGCAGGAGATGTTTGACTCGCGGTTGACGAGTGCGCCAGCTGTTTCATGA
- a CDS encoding M23 family metallopeptidase: protein MPNVKRKWPWQGSLRSRPERREQDLLPAPETTHSSSDESRPAPTRWVSEGQSDLSPYGFAEDDAGLRQVESGAWRRAFSGGGQSRTPHKQFVPMSSARTRPSPVKPNKPSYFSRTIVWQTFCALVLVGVVYYVDHHPDAVPPEVVSQTQAVLQTDYTADVAPSIDKAFADMHISAPQFGSTTTVKLHDPVSGTIVEDYSSTHPEVSIAGTAKAPVLAAGSGTVLNVVNVGDTKLVRIDNGALGTTIYDGLGSVNVKAHEYVTAAEVIGKLPASPSHPALKFSIVKDGNYENPHAVVNFDGASQ, encoded by the coding sequence GTGCCAAATGTCAAACGAAAGTGGCCTTGGCAAGGCAGTTTACGAAGTCGACCCGAGAGGCGGGAGCAGGACTTGTTGCCAGCGCCCGAAACTACACATTCGTCTTCCGATGAATCACGCCCCGCGCCAACGCGTTGGGTGAGTGAAGGCCAGTCGGATTTATCCCCCTATGGCTTTGCCGAAGACGACGCGGGTTTGCGGCAGGTGGAGAGTGGCGCGTGGCGGCGAGCGTTTAGTGGCGGTGGACAGAGCCGAACGCCGCACAAGCAGTTCGTGCCGATGAGCAGTGCGCGGACGCGACCGTCGCCGGTGAAACCAAATAAACCGTCTTATTTTAGCCGTACGATTGTCTGGCAGACGTTCTGTGCACTGGTATTGGTCGGCGTGGTCTATTACGTCGATCACCACCCAGACGCCGTCCCGCCCGAGGTTGTGAGCCAGACGCAAGCCGTGCTGCAGACAGACTATACTGCGGATGTGGCGCCTTCGATTGATAAGGCGTTTGCGGATATGCACATCAGTGCACCTCAATTTGGATCGACAACGACGGTTAAACTTCACGATCCGGTCTCAGGCACCATTGTTGAGGATTACTCGTCTACGCATCCTGAGGTCTCGATCGCGGGGACGGCAAAGGCACCTGTGTTGGCAGCGGGCTCGGGTACGGTGTTGAACGTGGTCAACGTCGGCGACACCAAGCTTGTGCGAATTGATAACGGCGCACTGGGTACGACGATTTACGACGGACTCGGCAGCGTGAATGTGAAGGCGCACGAATATGTGACTGCGGCGGAGGTGATTGGCAAACTGCCAGCGTCCCCGAGTCATCCAGCATTAAAGTTTTCCATCGTCAAAGACGGAAATTACGAAAACCCGCATGCGGTTGTCAATTTTGACGGTGCGTCACAATGA
- a CDS encoding type II secretion system F family protein: MQRLQMVSWARNRPQYSEDRQWMRWKQRTQFLAFAENLAELLEAGVGLLVALARLAESGPRFQRSLSQSLFEHVERGLPVAGLFEPYVDLISAHALIVAEDVGQLPTALASYALRVRQRRAWRQSLVKSLTYPCLLLFSCFALALFVRMEIDPELASLQASLNQAPGLARGYASSVLSNLSLYLMIVIFACPLVYLGLLFGRRKLRWQGIRLPFDELTRAIRSEQFVDSVQKQLEAGISLIEALGTLEPGPDTWLRRQYQFVLGNLLDGKRLAESLPRSVSPVVWDLLSVSELTGDVVSGLARADSVLRGQIARSLEKLSHWLEPVVMSVMGLVVGTTMYSVFGPMYQTISSSAQ; encoded by the coding sequence TTGCAAAGGTTGCAAATGGTGAGTTGGGCACGCAATCGACCGCAATATAGCGAGGACCGGCAGTGGATGCGATGGAAACAGCGGACGCAATTTCTCGCGTTCGCGGAAAACCTCGCTGAATTATTGGAGGCGGGTGTGGGGTTATTGGTCGCGTTGGCGAGGTTGGCCGAATCTGGTCCGAGATTTCAACGCAGTCTTTCTCAAAGCCTGTTCGAACATGTCGAAAGAGGTTTGCCGGTCGCGGGTTTATTTGAACCTTATGTCGACTTGATTTCCGCTCATGCCCTCATTGTGGCTGAGGATGTGGGACAATTGCCGACCGCGCTTGCCTCGTATGCACTTCGCGTGCGACAGCGGCGAGCGTGGCGACAATCGCTTGTGAAGTCGCTCACTTATCCCTGCCTGTTGCTTTTCTCCTGTTTTGCTTTAGCGCTATTCGTTCGTATGGAAATTGACCCAGAATTGGCATCCCTGCAGGCGAGTCTGAATCAAGCGCCTGGACTTGCGCGCGGATACGCTTCATCTGTGCTCTCCAACCTGTCTCTGTATTTGATGATTGTCATTTTTGCGTGCCCGCTCGTGTATCTCGGTTTGCTCTTCGGTCGCCGCAAGCTACGATGGCAGGGTATCCGATTGCCTTTTGATGAACTCACCCGTGCGATTCGGTCGGAGCAATTTGTCGACAGCGTTCAAAAACAATTGGAGGCGGGTATTTCTTTGATTGAGGCGCTTGGGACGCTGGAACCTGGGCCAGATACGTGGTTGCGCCGCCAGTACCAATTTGTCCTTGGCAACTTGTTGGACGGCAAGCGTCTAGCGGAATCTTTGCCGAGGAGTGTGAGTCCGGTCGTCTGGGACCTCTTGTCGGTCAGTGAACTAACCGGAGACGTGGTGTCTGGCTTGGCTCGGGCGGACAGCGTGCTTCGAGGACAGATTGCGAGGTCGTTAGAAAAACTGAGTCATTGGTTAGAGCCAGTGGTGATGTCGGTGATGGGACTTGTTGTTGGAACGACGATGTACAGTGTCTTTGGTCCGATGTACCAAACGATTTCGTCGTCGGCGCAGTAA
- a CDS encoding Mov34/MPN/PAD-1 family protein has product MKQQAAFAWPNECVGFIVQTDLQWFVMPLPAQSGPQHVFVEPSTLLCAAEALDDGNVQVVAVYHSHPDGHSSLSAADHQFSAWARTHFLLVRVNEAWHIQMFRWS; this is encoded by the coding sequence TTGAAACAGCAGGCAGCGTTCGCCTGGCCGAATGAGTGCGTCGGGTTTATCGTGCAAACGGATTTGCAGTGGTTTGTCATGCCGTTGCCGGCGCAATCTGGGCCGCAGCACGTCTTTGTGGAACCCTCTACGCTCTTGTGCGCGGCCGAGGCGTTGGACGATGGCAATGTACAGGTGGTGGCGGTATACCATAGCCACCCCGACGGACACTCGTCCTTGTCCGCCGCGGATCATCAGTTTTCTGCATGGGCCCGCACGCATTTTCTCCTCGTCCGTGTGAACGAAGCTTGGCATATTCAGATGTTTCGTTGGTCGTAA
- a CDS encoding septum site-determining protein MinC, with the protein MIVNSEALYETKPLVTVKGTRDGLLFLLDEQSDMDDLCAYVSNLLSGESGKVFDGPMVEIVVDYGRRKLTPADCNRILSLFLARENFVLRTWGSGTEARQSLFYRNRTTRRQTIYHGVVRAGEPLSFDGDVVIIGDVNPSAHVRATGDIYVFGRLLGIAHAGVSGDSSSIIAATEFSPMQLRICDTVSRAPTLHEQPMQAFMEFAYLDNGHLAVSHMRYFAQWEKARSRERETTQKGSRA; encoded by the coding sequence GTGATTGTCAACAGTGAAGCGTTGTATGAGACGAAGCCGCTCGTCACTGTGAAAGGGACGCGGGACGGACTTCTTTTTCTTCTAGATGAACAGTCCGATATGGACGATTTATGCGCGTACGTGAGCAATTTGTTGTCTGGTGAGTCTGGCAAGGTGTTCGATGGTCCGATGGTTGAAATCGTCGTCGATTATGGTCGCCGAAAGCTCACGCCTGCGGATTGCAATCGTATTTTGTCCCTGTTTCTGGCACGCGAAAATTTTGTTTTGCGGACTTGGGGTTCCGGCACAGAGGCGCGGCAGTCACTGTTCTATCGCAACCGGACCACTCGGCGACAGACGATTTATCACGGGGTTGTGCGTGCGGGTGAGCCGCTGTCGTTTGATGGAGATGTGGTCATTATTGGAGATGTCAATCCGAGTGCGCACGTGCGCGCCACGGGTGATATTTACGTGTTTGGGAGGCTGTTGGGCATCGCACATGCCGGCGTCTCCGGGGATTCGAGCAGCATCATCGCGGCGACAGAATTTTCGCCGATGCAACTGCGCATCTGTGACACGGTCAGCCGCGCGCCGACATTGCACGAGCAGCCGATGCAGGCATTTATGGAGTTTGCATATTTGGATAATGGACATTTGGCTGTCTCCCACATGCGATATTTCGCGCAGTGGGAAAAGGCGCGCAGTCGCGAGAGAGAGACCACACAGAAGGGGAGTCGTGCATGA
- the minD gene encoding septum site-determining protein MinD: MSSAIVVTSGKGGVGKTTSTANIATALALLGKKVCIVDADIGLRNLDVVMGLENRIIYDIIDVANGDCRLQQALIRDKRFEQLVLLPAAQTKDKRALTPDVMKRLVAELKADYEYIVIDCPAGIEEGFKVAVAPADFAIVVTTPENTAVRDADRVIGLLEREQVGSPRLIINRIRPQMVKRGEMLDIDEIVQILACDLLGIVPDDESVIKNSNLGEPSAMNPDTPAGLAYRNIARRILGDSVPLMSLEEKSGLWGRVKRLISGR; the protein is encoded by the coding sequence ATGAGTTCGGCCATTGTAGTGACCTCAGGCAAGGGCGGGGTAGGGAAAACCACGTCGACCGCGAATATCGCAACGGCGCTCGCCTTGTTGGGGAAAAAGGTATGTATTGTCGACGCGGACATTGGGTTGCGCAACTTGGATGTCGTCATGGGTCTGGAAAATCGGATTATCTACGACATTATCGACGTTGCGAACGGGGACTGTCGCTTGCAGCAGGCGCTGATCCGCGACAAACGGTTCGAGCAGCTGGTGTTATTGCCGGCTGCGCAGACCAAGGACAAGCGGGCGCTCACGCCGGACGTCATGAAGCGCTTGGTCGCGGAGCTCAAGGCGGATTATGAGTATATTGTGATCGATTGCCCGGCAGGCATTGAAGAGGGGTTTAAGGTCGCGGTGGCACCTGCGGATTTTGCGATTGTCGTGACGACCCCTGAGAATACTGCTGTGCGCGACGCCGACCGCGTGATTGGGTTGCTCGAACGCGAACAAGTTGGGTCGCCTCGGCTCATCATCAACCGCATTCGACCACAAATGGTAAAACGCGGTGAGATGTTGGATATCGACGAGATCGTTCAGATTTTGGCGTGCGATTTGCTGGGGATTGTGCCGGATGACGAGTCGGTTATCAAGAATTCAAATTTGGGTGAGCCAAGCGCGATGAACCCGGATACGCCTGCCGGTTTGGCGTATCGCAACATCGCAAGGCGAATTCTTGGCGACTCGGTGCCGCTGATGTCTCTTGAGGAAAAATCCGGTCTGTGGGGTCGCGTCAAACGGTTGATTTCGGGCCGCTGA
- the rpmA gene encoding 50S ribosomal protein L27, translating into MLKLNLQRFAHKKGVSSTRNGRDSISKRLGVKEPDGKVVSAGSILVRQRGTKIHPGINVGIGKDDTLFAKVEGQVRFERLGRDRKRVSVYPAAVAVTQ; encoded by the coding sequence ATGTTGAAGTTAAACCTGCAACGGTTTGCTCATAAAAAAGGTGTGTCGTCGACCCGCAACGGTCGTGACAGTATTTCCAAGCGCCTCGGCGTAAAGGAACCAGACGGTAAAGTCGTCAGCGCGGGAAGCATTTTGGTCCGTCAACGCGGTACCAAGATTCACCCAGGCATCAACGTTGGGATTGGCAAGGACGACACCTTGTTTGCAAAGGTGGAAGGTCAAGTGCGCTTTGAGCGCCTCGGTCGTGATCGCAAACGCGTCAGCGTATATCCGGCTGCCGTTGCTGTCACGCAATAA
- the mreD gene encoding rod shape-determining protein MreD, with product MKLTIAFLMLWVGLILEATVFQIPPMNAIHPGFVLVILVLIALMRGPNTAVVMAVLIGLIEDISYGSFIGLNAFSYGLVAYFSGALFGQFLHRNLAVTFIDTLMMTFVYTWITYGLTRLFDVTADRPIFVFQQSLVAMMVNGLLVLMLYPLVTRLFTNHKRNRYNVSNGDV from the coding sequence ATGAAACTCACCATCGCATTTCTGATGTTGTGGGTCGGCTTAATTTTGGAGGCGACGGTGTTTCAAATTCCGCCGATGAACGCGATTCATCCGGGCTTTGTCCTGGTGATTCTCGTGCTTATCGCGCTGATGCGCGGTCCGAATACTGCGGTTGTCATGGCTGTGTTGATTGGGCTCATCGAAGACATTTCGTACGGTTCTTTCATTGGGTTAAATGCATTTTCCTATGGTTTGGTCGCCTACTTCTCTGGCGCGCTCTTTGGGCAGTTCCTGCATCGTAACCTGGCCGTGACGTTCATTGACACCTTGATGATGACTTTTGTCTATACGTGGATTACATACGGTTTGACACGGTTGTTTGACGTGACGGCGGATAGGCCAATCTTCGTCTTTCAGCAGTCGCTTGTCGCGATGATGGTCAATGGGCTTTTGGTGTTGATGCTGTATCCGCTGGTTACGCGGCTGTTTACCAATCACAAACGAAATCGATACAACGTCTCGAATGGAGACGTTTGA
- a CDS encoding Spo0B domain-containing protein, whose product MPEHDHGTYEAISFRRHRHDVLNELQLIRGYLQLGKPERALAVVDRTATWLQSLTRWQSLGDVGKKLVWEAATCPHLQLRQMHVDGDLSDGVLDHFCAWLHKLNDHAAEQGVRLELDGQLHPLGAEIRGYVEAPFVLDEALASSFPQIAFTVVDNGNHTEMRG is encoded by the coding sequence GTGCCGGAACATGATCACGGTACATATGAAGCGATTTCCTTCCGACGTCACCGTCACGATGTGCTCAATGAACTGCAGTTGATTCGCGGCTATCTGCAACTGGGGAAGCCTGAGCGGGCGCTGGCTGTGGTGGACAGAACGGCTACGTGGCTGCAATCTCTGACGCGTTGGCAGTCGCTTGGAGACGTTGGCAAGAAACTCGTGTGGGAAGCTGCGACCTGTCCACACCTTCAATTGCGGCAGATGCACGTCGACGGAGACTTGTCTGATGGGGTATTAGACCATTTTTGTGCTTGGCTTCACAAATTGAACGATCACGCCGCAGAACAAGGCGTTCGCCTAGAACTCGACGGGCAACTTCACCCACTTGGTGCCGAGATTCGAGGATACGTGGAAGCGCCATTTGTACTGGATGAAGCATTGGCAAGCAGCTTTCCACAGATTGCATTTACCGTGGTCGACAATGGAAATCATACGGAGATGAGGGGGTGA
- a CDS encoding ribosomal-processing cysteine protease Prp, with product MITFEILQQRDSVAGFRVKGHAGYSDSGSDIVCAAVSVLVYNAINSCERFAGVALNVVDQGETLTCRLPLQPNESVRLLINSLFYGVEQVAEQYPEFVRITTTNIAKL from the coding sequence ATGATTACGTTTGAAATTCTGCAGCAGCGCGATTCGGTAGCTGGATTTCGCGTGAAAGGGCACGCCGGCTACTCGGATTCGGGTTCTGACATTGTCTGTGCTGCGGTATCGGTTTTGGTATATAACGCGATTAACAGTTGCGAACGCTTTGCCGGTGTGGCATTAAACGTGGTTGATCAGGGTGAGACATTAACTTGTCGATTGCCGTTGCAGCCGAATGAATCGGTTCGATTGCTCATCAACAGTTTATTTTATGGCGTAGAGCAGGTCGCGGAACAATATCCTGAGTTCGTCAGGATAACGACTACGAATATCGCGAAACTTTGA
- a CDS encoding type II secretion system protein: MTCRRRRRNVGGFTLLELMVAVSIVAIMIGLITPHLMGASQRASTTACQGDVKTISAALAEYDLLHQSLPSGDSSQQVKTLVSEQLLSDDALTKNFVIDDADPSHIVVTCGAPGADNAT, from the coding sequence GTGACATGTCGAAGGCGACGGAGAAACGTCGGCGGATTTACATTGTTGGAGTTGATGGTTGCGGTGTCCATTGTCGCTATCATGATTGGTCTGATTACACCACATTTGATGGGTGCGTCACAGCGCGCTTCAACCACCGCCTGTCAAGGTGATGTAAAGACCATCTCGGCTGCGTTGGCTGAGTATGACTTGTTACATCAGTCGCTGCCGTCGGGCGATTCTTCACAACAGGTAAAAACACTTGTTTCAGAACAACTGCTTTCGGACGATGCACTAACGAAAAATTTCGTGATTGATGACGCTGATCCATCACATATCGTGGTCACGTGCGGTGCACCAGGAGCGGACAATGCAACGTAA
- a CDS encoding M50 family metallopeptidase, with protein METTVGQALGVGRVRVHPLFLALLVGAFFAGMLKTALLLFTFVLLHEFGHAITARYLGYRVEEVSLLPFGGVAKVSYARLGFSPRQEAMVAIAGPVVNLLLCIACTALSLFGWMNEGTYQLCMQMNSWIGIFNLLPGLPLDGGRILRAARSRQIGYERATLEAYNVAFGLSILLMLTGVLALFTGHPHLGMMLLGLFLFATAWRGKRDVRSETMRFLDAKRRQPKTVLQMSTLAVPNTVSIRDVVVQFSPDRYHIVYILGNDGLVQALLEEIELLDAVFEGRWLEPVGSLLTDA; from the coding sequence TTGGAAACAACCGTCGGACAGGCTTTAGGCGTCGGGCGGGTGCGTGTGCACCCGCTCTTTCTGGCGCTGTTGGTCGGCGCGTTTTTTGCTGGCATGTTGAAAACGGCGCTACTCTTGTTCACATTTGTGTTGCTGCACGAGTTTGGACATGCCATCACTGCGCGCTATTTGGGGTATCGGGTAGAAGAAGTATCCCTGCTTCCGTTCGGAGGCGTCGCGAAGGTGTCGTATGCGCGCCTCGGCTTTTCCCCTAGGCAGGAAGCGATGGTCGCGATTGCTGGTCCGGTGGTAAATCTGTTGTTGTGTATCGCTTGTACGGCATTGTCGCTGTTCGGGTGGATGAACGAGGGAACGTATCAGTTGTGTATGCAAATGAACAGCTGGATTGGCATATTCAATTTGTTACCTGGTCTACCACTGGACGGCGGGCGTATTTTGCGCGCAGCGCGATCACGCCAGATTGGCTATGAGCGAGCCACACTGGAGGCGTACAACGTGGCGTTTGGATTGTCCATCCTGTTAATGTTGACGGGCGTGTTGGCCTTGTTCACAGGACATCCGCACCTTGGCATGATGCTGCTCGGACTATTTTTGTTTGCAACGGCGTGGCGCGGGAAGCGTGACGTGCGCAGCGAGACCATGCGCTTTCTCGACGCAAAGCGGCGCCAGCCAAAGACCGTGTTGCAGATGTCGACGCTGGCGGTGCCGAATACCGTCTCCATCCGCGATGTCGTCGTTCAATTTTCGCCGGATAGGTATCATATCGTCTATATTTTGGGAAACGACGGGCTTGTTCAAGCGCTTTTAGAAGAGATTGAGCTGCTCGACGCGGTGTTTGAAGGCCGCTGGTTGGAGCCGGTCGGTTCACTCCTGACGGATGCCTGA